Proteins found in one Candidatus Dependentiae bacterium genomic segment:
- a CDS encoding mechanosensitive ion channel, producing MTNQQKFVEQLKKRKESALKEQKNFAQIAEKAAEEYKDKKAQQDEFGKTSADATAAAVPFGFTVPQRIELITLKSALLKYRKDLADLQLKDKQQEVSLTDDEVFVESVHLEVLQEQQCGIKSSIVVTCEQIDAASQELEKKKQAFSSLKAKYNDEITKIRKIREEESERLKTLSERYSIPLGNELNTFSLEPKKTVDLYRGFTEVAALNTHVQLLNERETYFVALIALEQEKINYVEDMAMVKETYHKIALRKFASEDVIDQEIKKYLERRTANEALLKSYKAKKEELEGALAKIQNEVLENLKKRKADIQQQKDDLFKGRMSHYAACLSYLDKAEEDLTLQMDVIGSIGKTYGEIVNVLDKIIGHSKFIFSELESITIWYRPEYAITWKGIANIGADIKMFLIDVKNYFVHFDVKYFVVQFKDLFKKPLALLLSLCLIAAIFSGLLLVRRYGIFIVVLLHHLSERCHWFVRCVLQVVALGLGFVSQHAIGMAVWIVGFIFIGHHTVSDPYLGILFYLLSIAYLLYLSFRFFSYLPVFNERYGYCLMNRDSAWRFTMVLAFLVNVTIVLMCFRQAFMLAQFSKSELPTILLAINVILFQISLLCLITKEQVLSLIPTYTDMGERIYKLIDRHYYILALAIAGIIIMSNPYIGYGRLVMYITLGLLYSLVLIKVLHWSHSMIKQVASSTFFITQDDVVRERFAYAKTWFGVVIICSFLFFMLIGILVGAKIWGLPITVSDVMRWFNQPLLGIGKGGSNPLTLITLATIMLFIVAGFVLSFVFNRFVLEKIFDLMLVDSGVQSAITNLTRYLFVAVAILLGLQSTGYGGLITYMYVLILGIGYLIQNPLNDLVAYFIILMQRPIKIGDYIQIDENVMGVVRKITPKSVTLRKKNSTTIVVPNAQIINKAIVNWNYSRNFTAFNDIMLIVSYNEDPSKVKDLLLAAIDAHPNILKNPKPVIRLENFRDNGFEFLVRGYLSSDYTMQQWEIASDVRLSIVKILRENNIEIAVPMPVIVTPIRNGSKEKELLG from the coding sequence ATGACCAATCAACAAAAGTTTGTTGAGCAGCTGAAAAAGCGCAAAGAGAGCGCGCTTAAAGAACAAAAGAATTTTGCACAAATAGCTGAAAAAGCAGCTGAAGAGTATAAAGATAAAAAAGCTCAACAGGATGAATTTGGTAAAACATCTGCAGATGCAACAGCAGCGGCTGTTCCTTTTGGTTTTACGGTACCGCAACGGATAGAGCTTATTACCTTAAAAAGTGCTTTATTAAAGTACAGAAAAGATTTGGCCGATTTACAGCTTAAAGACAAGCAACAAGAAGTTTCGCTTACGGATGACGAAGTGTTTGTTGAGTCAGTACATTTGGAAGTGTTACAAGAACAGCAGTGTGGCATAAAATCATCCATTGTGGTGACGTGTGAGCAAATAGACGCGGCATCACAGGAACTAGAAAAAAAGAAGCAAGCATTCTCATCGCTTAAAGCAAAATATAATGATGAGATTACTAAAATTCGCAAGATACGCGAAGAAGAAAGCGAGAGGCTTAAGACTCTGAGCGAGCGTTACAGTATTCCGCTTGGCAATGAACTGAATACCTTCAGCTTAGAACCTAAAAAGACGGTTGATCTTTATCGAGGATTTACCGAAGTTGCGGCACTCAATACTCATGTTCAGCTTCTCAACGAGCGTGAAACCTATTTTGTTGCACTGATTGCCTTGGAACAAGAGAAGATTAACTATGTTGAAGACATGGCAATGGTCAAGGAGACTTACCATAAAATAGCGTTGCGTAAGTTTGCATCGGAAGATGTTATCGACCAAGAAATTAAAAAATATCTTGAGCGACGAACGGCAAACGAAGCTTTGCTCAAAAGTTATAAGGCAAAGAAAGAAGAGCTTGAAGGTGCGCTCGCCAAAATTCAAAATGAAGTGCTTGAGAACCTTAAAAAAAGAAAAGCTGATATTCAACAGCAAAAGGATGATTTATTCAAAGGGCGCATGAGCCATTATGCAGCTTGTTTGAGTTATCTAGATAAAGCCGAAGAAGACCTCACCTTGCAGATGGATGTGATAGGAAGTATCGGCAAGACCTATGGTGAGATTGTTAATGTTCTGGATAAAATCATTGGTCACAGTAAGTTTATTTTCTCTGAATTAGAATCGATTACTATTTGGTATCGCCCAGAATATGCAATCACCTGGAAGGGGATTGCCAACATAGGTGCCGATATTAAAATGTTCTTGATTGATGTTAAGAATTATTTTGTGCATTTCGATGTTAAATATTTTGTTGTGCAGTTCAAAGACTTATTTAAAAAGCCCTTAGCATTACTTTTGTCATTATGTTTGATAGCAGCAATATTCAGTGGTTTATTACTGGTGCGTCGTTATGGTATTTTTATAGTGGTATTGTTGCATCATTTGAGTGAGCGTTGTCATTGGTTTGTGCGTTGTGTACTCCAGGTGGTTGCTCTTGGGCTTGGATTTGTTTCGCAACATGCTATCGGTATGGCTGTTTGGATAGTTGGTTTTATATTTATTGGTCATCATACGGTCTCCGACCCTTACCTTGGTATCTTGTTTTATCTTCTTTCTATTGCTTATCTCTTGTATCTTTCTTTCAGATTCTTTAGTTATCTGCCGGTCTTTAATGAGCGTTATGGCTATTGCTTAATGAACCGTGATTCTGCATGGCGCTTTACGATGGTGCTTGCGTTCTTGGTTAACGTAACCATTGTCTTGATGTGTTTTAGACAAGCTTTTATGTTGGCACAATTTTCAAAGTCTGAGTTGCCAACTATATTACTTGCTATCAATGTTATTTTATTCCAAATCTCATTGCTCTGTCTGATAACCAAAGAGCAAGTACTGAGCTTGATACCAACATATACAGATATGGGCGAACGTATTTATAAGTTGATAGATAGGCATTATTATATTCTTGCGCTGGCAATCGCAGGAATCATTATCATGAGTAATCCCTATATAGGGTATGGTCGCTTGGTAATGTACATCACCTTGGGTTTATTATATTCATTGGTATTGATCAAGGTTTTACATTGGAGTCATTCAATGATAAAACAGGTAGCTTCGTCTACTTTTTTTATCACACAAGATGACGTGGTGCGTGAGCGTTTTGCTTATGCAAAAACATGGTTTGGCGTTGTCATTATTTGCTCGTTTTTATTCTTTATGTTGATTGGCATTTTAGTGGGTGCCAAAATTTGGGGCTTGCCTATCACGGTGAGTGATGTTATGCGCTGGTTTAATCAACCATTGCTTGGTATTGGCAAGGGTGGTTCTAATCCGCTCACCTTAATCACGCTGGCGACTATTATGTTGTTTATTGTTGCGGGTTTTGTTTTATCATTTGTTTTTAATCGATTTGTTCTTGAAAAGATCTTTGATTTGATGCTTGTCGATTCAGGTGTGCAGAGTGCTATTACGAATCTAACACGCTATCTTTTTGTTGCCGTTGCGATTTTGCTTGGGCTGCAAAGCACAGGATACGGCGGGCTTATTACGTACATGTATGTGCTCATTTTGGGTATAGGGTATTTGATTCAAAATCCATTAAACGATTTAGTTGCGTACTTCATCATCTTGATGCAGCGGCCGATTAAAATTGGTGATTACATTCAGATTGACGAAAATGTGATGGGCGTAGTACGAAAAATTACGCCAAAATCAGTGACCCTACGTAAAAAAAATAGCACGACTATTGTGGTGCCTAATGCGCAGATTATCAATAAAGCAATTGTTAACTGGAACTATTCTCGTAACTTTACGGCTTTTAACGATATCATGCTCATTGTCAGCTACAATGAAGATCCTTCAAAAGTTAAGGATCTGTTGTTAGCGGCCATTGATGCGCATCCTAATATCTTGAAAAATCCAAAGCCGGTGATTCGTCTTGAAAACTTCCGCGACAACGGTTTTGAATTTTTAGTGCGTGGCTATTTGAGTTCAGATTATACGATGCAGCAATGGGAAATTGCCAGTGATGTGCGTTTGAGTATCGTGAAAATATTGCGAGAAAATAATATTGAGATTGCGGTTCCAATGCCGGTAATCGTGACGCCTATTCGTAATGGATCAAAAGAAAAAGAACTATTGGGATAA